Proteins from a single region of Pseudopedobacter saltans DSM 12145:
- a CDS encoding carboxymuconolactone decarboxylase family protein has product MQKRFNFKEVAPSALKAMVGLEMYLSKASISKTSKELIKIRASQINGCAYCINIHTQDAIKSGETNQRIFLLNAWREAEDIFTEEEKVVLAITEEITLIHQNGLSDDTYSTALQFFSETQIADIITAIITINLWNRVVLSTHLPIGQSLA; this is encoded by the coding sequence ATGCAAAAACGATTTAACTTTAAGGAAGTTGCACCAAGTGCACTAAAAGCGATGGTTGGCTTAGAAATGTATCTTTCAAAGGCTTCTATATCTAAAACATCTAAAGAACTTATAAAAATCCGTGCTTCACAAATTAATGGTTGTGCCTATTGTATCAACATTCACACTCAAGACGCAATTAAAAGTGGAGAAACAAATCAGCGCATTTTTTTACTGAATGCTTGGAGAGAGGCTGAAGATATTTTTACGGAAGAAGAAAAAGTAGTGTTGGCGATAACGGAAGAGATAACATTAATCCATCAAAATGGATTGTCAGATGACACCTATTCAACCGCATTACAGTTTTTTAGCGAAACTCAAATTGCAGATATTATAACTGCCATAATTACCATCAACCTCTGGAACAGGGTCGTACTAAGCACCCACTTACCAATAGGACAAAGTCTTGCATAG
- a CDS encoding Crp/Fnr family transcriptional regulator, which produces MSEIFKKHITKFAKVSDDEFEEIKKFFDTKEVAKKENLLEEGQICRHHYFVLSGLLRKFYINEKGTEQTTEFAVETWWLTDNFAYENEVPTEFYIQAVEKSTILYITTDKQEKLLREFPVMERYFRFVYQRAYAAAQKRIKFLFSFSKEEFYFQAVRNHPEFVQRVPQYLIASYLGFTPEYLSEIRKRLLS; this is translated from the coding sequence ATGTCCGAAATTTTCAAAAAACATATAACTAAATTCGCAAAGGTTTCTGACGATGAATTTGAAGAAATTAAAAAATTCTTTGACACGAAAGAGGTCGCCAAAAAAGAAAATCTATTAGAGGAGGGACAAATTTGCAGGCATCATTATTTTGTTTTGAGCGGTTTGTTACGAAAGTTTTACATCAACGAAAAAGGCACTGAACAAACCACTGAATTTGCCGTTGAAACTTGGTGGCTTACAGATAACTTTGCCTACGAAAACGAAGTTCCTACGGAATTTTATATTCAGGCTGTAGAAAAATCTACGATATTGTATATTACTACAGATAAACAGGAAAAATTATTAAGAGAATTTCCTGTGATGGAACGCTATTTCCGTTTTGTTTACCAACGGGCTTATGCAGCGGCTCAAAAGCGCATTAAATTTCTTTTTTCGTTTTCAAAAGAAGAGTTTTATTTTCAAGCCGTTAGAAATCACCCCGAATTTGTGCAACGTGTTCCCCAATATTTAATCGCTTCTTATCTAGGTTTCACTCCCGAGTATTTAAGCGAAATCCGAAAGAGGCTTCTTTCTTAA
- a CDS encoding DUF6943 family protein, with the protein MKAVKISTYNPKNQKSNFELYALCKGLNSGKPLEQPCPNCFLIQCKNQQELDMYRNLLFGLWKAKAFHPYLIGSVIPFIRINEFKTLLAEQIQHLKGKEKIFKADVQKVKALEVKERQMYEQLLLISELKRIYIARHLRK; encoded by the coding sequence ATGAAAGCCGTTAAAATTTCAACGTACAACCCAAAAAATCAAAAGTCAAATTTTGAATTGTACGCCCTGTGCAAAGGTTTAAATTCCGGTAAACCTTTGGAGCAACCGTGCCCGAATTGTTTCTTAATTCAATGCAAAAACCAACAAGAATTGGATATGTACCGCAATCTTTTATTTGGATTATGGAAAGCAAAAGCTTTTCATCCGTATTTAATTGGTTCGGTCATTCCATTTATCCGCATCAATGAATTTAAAACCCTTTTAGCGGAACAAATCCAACATCTAAAAGGAAAAGAAAAGATTTTCAAAGCCGATGTTCAAAAAGTCAAAGCTTTAGAAGTTAAAGAACGCCAAATGTACGAACAGCTTTTACTCATTTCTGAACTCAAACGTATCTATATTGCAAGACATTTAAGAAAGTAG
- a CDS encoding DUF5675 family protein translates to MKTKIIRVAQGKQSTLSHLYIDDIFQCYLLEDKIRAAKIPKQTAIPIGDYTLRLNTWGGMNAEYRQKFPNVHKGMIEINGLPNFSYVYIHIGNTYRQTAGCPLCGFGFELVDGDFQIVRSKDAYQMIYPKLLEIAQSKENQISIENNFQF, encoded by the coding sequence ATGAAAACAAAAATCATAAGAGTTGCCCAAGGCAAACAAAGTACATTAAGCCATCTATATATTGACGATATCTTTCAATGCTATCTGTTGGAGGATAAAATCAGAGCTGCTAAAATTCCTAAACAAACGGCTATACCTATTGGAGATTATACTCTTCGATTAAATACGTGGGGCGGTATGAATGCCGAATACAGACAGAAATTTCCGAATGTTCACAAAGGAATGATTGAAATAAATGGATTACCCAATTTCAGTTATGTGTATATCCATATCGGGAATACTTACCGACAAACCGCAGGTTGTCCCTTGTGTGGTTTTGGTTTTGAATTGGTAGATGGTGATTTCCAAATTGTACGTAGTAAAGATGCTTATCAAATGATTTATCCAAAGCTTTTAGAAATTGCTCAAAGCAAAGAAAATCAAATCAGTATCGAGAACAATTTCCAATTCTAA